The following are encoded together in the Phragmitibacter flavus genome:
- a CDS encoding GNAT family N-acetyltransferase, translating to MPQMTGYDGAMPEIPDNALPHIEPATLEDLTQLTDLVMALLGEEEDFTPDRIKQEHGLKLILEQPNRGRIFVLRTDHSIIGMVNLLFTISTAEGGTVILMEDVIVHPMHRGQGYGSMLLKYAKDFARQKQFRRITLLTDRISAESQHFFQKHGFVFSHMIPMRYVFKDEETPPQG from the coding sequence ATGCCGCAAATGACGGGCTATGATGGTGCCATGCCGGAAATCCCCGACAATGCTTTGCCACATATTGAACCCGCCACGTTGGAGGATTTGACGCAGTTGACTGATCTGGTGATGGCGTTGTTGGGTGAGGAGGAAGATTTCACGCCGGACCGGATCAAGCAGGAGCATGGGTTGAAGTTGATTCTGGAGCAGCCGAACCGCGGGCGGATTTTTGTATTGCGGACGGATCACAGCATCATCGGGATGGTGAATTTGTTGTTCACCATCAGCACCGCCGAGGGGGGGACGGTGATTTTGATGGAGGACGTGATTGTCCATCCGATGCACCGCGGGCAGGGATATGGGTCGATGCTTTTGAAGTATGCGAAGGATTTTGCCCGGCAGAAGCAGTTCCGGCGCATCACTTTGCTGACGGACCGGATCAGCGCGGAGAGTCAGCACTTTTTCCAGAAGCATGGGTTCGTGTTCTCGCACATGATTCCGATGCGGTATGTATTTAAGGACGAAGAAACGCCTCCACAGGGCTAA
- a CDS encoding DUF3592 domain-containing protein: MSVPSTSGARLLKALMGLVIMLAGGLFVGLLWLSYQRAEETRQWTPVQGLVLLSEVVSEKPTTHSEVAHRSAVRYSYEFEGVKHTGTRVKRVEGASADRSKAEKVVKAYPPGKVVTCFVNPAQPDFAIIEHATRAGLYSIWFPFLFVVGGAGMVWSALRRKS; encoded by the coding sequence ATGTCTGTGCCATCGACTTCTGGAGCGCGTTTGTTGAAAGCCTTGATGGGGCTCGTGATCATGCTGGCGGGGGGGCTTTTTGTGGGCCTGCTATGGTTGAGTTATCAGCGGGCGGAGGAGACGCGGCAGTGGACCCCGGTGCAGGGACTGGTGCTGCTGTCGGAGGTGGTTTCGGAGAAGCCCACGACCCACTCGGAGGTCGCGCATCGGTCGGCGGTTCGCTACAGCTACGAGTTTGAGGGAGTGAAGCACACGGGGACGCGGGTCAAGCGGGTGGAGGGCGCGAGTGCGGACCGGAGCAAGGCGGAGAAGGTGGTGAAGGCTTATCCGCCGGGGAAGGTGGTCACTTGTTTTGTAAACCCTGCACAACCGGATTTTGCGATTATCGAGCATGCGACCAGGGCGGGGCTGTATAGCATCTGGTTTCCGTTTTTGTTTGTGGTAGGCGGGGCGGGGATGGTTTGGTCGGCGTTGCGAAGAAAAAGTTAG